A window of Candidatus Nitrospira allomarina genomic DNA:
GCAACGGCAAACAAATCTTCGGTTAATTCTACCAAAGAAGACGCATGACTCAAGATGCGCGGGTGAGCACGGGACCCTCATTCGTGCCGGTAATCAATAGGGATGTCATCATCAGGAAGAGCCCGCATTCAACCACGCCCGGAATTTGGCTCAGGGACAATTCGACCGCGGAGGGGTCGGTAATTTCAGGAATATGGAGATCTGCCACATAATTTCCATTGTCGGTGAGGAATGGCTGGCCGGCTCTATTTCGCAACAGGGAAGGCCATCCCAGATTCTCAAGATGCCGTTGTGTCGTACGCCAACCGAATGGCACGATCTCAACGGGTAGGGGGAAGGGAAGTCCAAGACGGTCCACCTGTTTGGCCTGATCCACAATAACAATGAATTGCTGAGCTGCGTTTGCCACAATTTTTTCCCGCATTAACGCCCCCCCTCCACCTTTAATCAGATTCAGTTGGGGGTCGACCTGATCGGCCCCATCTACCGCCACATCAATGTCCCAGGGGTCATCATTGTTCAGTAAAGGAATGCCCAATTGTCTGGCATAAGCTGCTGTGGCTTGTGAGGTTGGCACCCCACGGACTCGTAATCCTTGTTGTACGCGCTGGCCTAAGGCTGTCAAAAAATGATGGACCGTGGAACCGGTGCCGAGTCCCAAGATCTGGCCATCTTGTATGAACTCGAGGGCTTTGAGGGCGGCTTGAGCTTTTTGCTGATCGGGTGTCAATGGCGTCGATAAGGATGGCATAGAAGGGTCTCACGCTCGGGATGTATTCGTTGGCAAACGGCCGAAGGCGTTGGTTTCATTGAAACTAGCAGACATTCTTTCTCAAATCTGTAGCTCTGCGAGTGTTATTGGGAAAAACGGCTGTGACGAGGGGGAATAAAACAGAGGCAAATGTCTGGCAGTATGATATCGAAGGGAGGATGTGGGGTCTAAGTCCTGAGGAATACCCAGGACAAGTTTTGTTTTCATGGTGTTAGCCAGCCATGCCTGCAGCGACCGACGCCGCTCCGAGCAATGCGGTATGGGGATTCAAAATCACCCGAACGGGAATCTTGGCCAATAATCGTTTGTACCGGCCCTTCGCCAGAAAGGCTTTCATGAAGGTGTCTTCCCGTAACGCGGATATGATTTTTGGAGCAATGCCCCCACCAAGATAAACGCCACCCATGGCCAGAGTTTTGAGTGCCATATTGCCGGCTTCGGCCCCGTAAATAGAGACGAAGATCTGCAGGGCCTCTTTACAAATTTCTGGTTTGCCTGTCAGTCCGGCTTCCGCAATCAATGCGGTCGGATCCCCGGTTGGGAGCTTTTCGGCAAACCAGGTGGGCTCGTTTTTCTTGGTGTCCCGGAGAAATTGATAAATGCTATGGAGACCGGGGCCGGAAAGAACCCGTTCGTAACTGACATGTAAGTAGCTGGTTCGCAAATATCGCAGCAGATCGATTTCCAAATCGTTGGTGGGTGCGAAATCGGCGTGGCCCCCCTCGGACGGACAGATGTGGTAGTCCTTCCCTGTCCAGAGGAGGAGCGATTCTCCCAGGCCTGTTCCCGCGGCCAATAAGACCCGCGTGCCATCAAGTGGGGAAGAAGAGGCGTTGGGGTTGAGATCCTCGATTTCATCCGGTTGAAGGAGCCGTAGCCCGTAGGCAGTAGCCTCCAAATCATTTAATAAACGGACATGTGGAATATTCAGAAACTCAGCGAGCTTGTCTCCTTCGATAATCCACGGAATATTTGTGGTTTTGCAGGTATTATTCAAGACCGGTCCCGGTACGCCAAAGCAGGCGGCGGTCAGGGGTTTCAGTGGAGAAGGAGTGGCGGGTTCAGACGAAAGGGCCTCACTGTCGCCAGAGGCTTCTTCCGATTCGGTGTCGGTAGAAGCCGGCTCTTCAAGAAATTCGGTCAACACTTCCTCGAAAGACTCGTAATCAGCCGTATAGACCGTGTCCTCACGAATAGGCTTTACCCGTTCC
This region includes:
- the rpiA gene encoding ribose-5-phosphate isomerase RpiA is translated as MPSLSTPLTPDQQKAQAALKALEFIQDGQILGLGTGSTVHHFLTALGQRVQQGLRVRGVPTSQATAAYARQLGIPLLNNDDPWDIDVAVDGADQVDPQLNLIKGGGGALMREKIVANAAQQFIVIVDQAKQVDRLGLPFPLPVEIVPFGWRTTQRHLENLGWPSLLRNRAGQPFLTDNGNYVADLHIPEITDPSAVELSLSQIPGVVECGLFLMMTSLLITGTNEGPVLTRAS
- the glk gene encoding glucokinase, with amino-acid sequence MILAADVGGTKINLALFDWDKERVKPIREDTVYTADYESFEEVLTEFLEEPASTDTESEEASGDSEALSSEPATPSPLKPLTAACFGVPGPVLNNTCKTTNIPWIIEGDKLAEFLNIPHVRLLNDLEATAYGLRLLQPDEIEDLNPNASSSPLDGTRVLLAAGTGLGESLLLWTGKDYHICPSEGGHADFAPTNDLEIDLLRYLRTSYLHVSYERVLSGPGLHSIYQFLRDTKKNEPTWFAEKLPTGDPTALIAEAGLTGKPEICKEALQIFVSIYGAEAGNMALKTLAMGGVYLGGGIAPKIISALREDTFMKAFLAKGRYKRLLAKIPVRVILNPHTALLGAASVAAGMAG